One Bombus pyrosoma isolate SC7728 linkage group LG11, ASM1482585v1, whole genome shotgun sequence DNA segment encodes these proteins:
- the LOC122573173 gene encoding uncharacterized protein LOC122573173 → MQQPTENCMQEKNFLFERSDLNRQTSRMLFGKWKFGQVKYSNSSTNLFSQTNLFHKQSFENTPDSFVTPPMDKICITTPKAPVKYKKQIKKGGLRPKKLHYTDDELDAIDSGVYIQFNQSNDTFHKQRIAKCNRFDSSQSQIHRLRAKLDKIKVQTNDKENDKNIIGNNKNNVVQESSVVFNPNAKTLSQCDNNLNWKEKLHWLQPRRDVGVWIECCRKKCKKWRYVEDYHDPVDVPKIWYCEMNSDKSMASCDIAEHPTSYSIKTDLIENAYNAGSIVWAYVKGYPWWPGIISDCPDTCTYYKLSKNSSKPSKYYVTFFNEEKLEANWILKRNLKPLATNKYSTLIKKTKFNGIDYQQLLQKAYKTAIDALALSILERLRRFSFLALYEKFYDINNNSTQLISNTTKTDILSEMDTNSDDEISCSHPTNKHYTLKEYYLEVICKNRNALSNVAK, encoded by the exons ATGCAACAACCAACTGAAAACTGTATGCAGgaaaaaaattttctgtttgaaaGATCAGATTTGAATCGACAAACTTCCAGGATGTTATttggaaaatggaaattcgggcaagtgaaatattctaattcGTCAACAAATTTGTTTTCACAG ACCAATTTGTTTCATAAACAATCGTTCGAAAATACACCCGACTCGTTTGTTACACCACCAAtggataaaatatgtataacaacGCCAAAGGCACCGgtcaaatataaaaagcaaatTAAGAAAGGAGGTTTAAGGCCAAAAAAGTTACATTACACCGACGATGAATTGGATGCCATAGATAGTGGcgtttatattcaatttaacCAATCAAATGATACGTTTCACAAGCAACGTATAGCAAAATGCAATAGATTCGATTCTTCGCAGAGTCAAATACATAGATTACGCGCGAAATTAGACAAGATTAAAGTACAAACGAACGataaagaaaacgataaaaatattataggaaACAACAAGAACAATGTAGTACAAGAATCTTCTGTAG TATTCAATCCAAATGCAAAAACATTATCACAATGTGACAATAATCTtaattggaaagaaaaattacattggCTACAGCCTAGAAGGGATGTTGGTGTATGGATTGAATGCtgtagaaaaaaatgtaaaaaatggaGATACGTTGAAGATTATCATGATCCAGTAGATGTGCCTAAAATATGGTATTGCGAAATGAATTCTG ACAAATCAATGGCATCTTGTGATATAGCAGAACATCCTACATCATATAGCATCAAGActgatttaattgaaaatgcTTATAACGCAGGTAGCATTGTTTGGGCATACGTCAAAGGCTATCCATGGTGGCCTGGTATTATTAGCGACTGTCCTGATACTTGcacatattacaaattatctaaaaattccTCTAAACCt aGCAAATACTATGtcacattttttaatgaagaAAAACTTGAAGCTAATTGGATCCTGAAACGAAATCTTAAACCACttgcaacaaataaatatagtacACTTATTAAAAAG ACAAAGTTTAATGGAATTGATTACCAACAGCTCTTACAAAAAGCATACAAAACAGCTATAGATGCTCTTGCATTATCAATTTTAGAAAGGTTAAGAAGATTCAGCTTTCTGGCactatatgaaaaattttatgacATTAACAACAATTCAACACAATTAATTAGCAACACTACAAAAACCgatattttatcagaaatgGATACAAATTCAGATGATGAAATATCCTGTTCACATCCCACAAACAAGCATTACACTTTGAAAGAGTATTATTTAGaagtaatatgtaaaaatcgAAACGCATTGAGTAACGTTGCgaagtaa